One genomic window of Camelina sativa cultivar DH55 chromosome 5, Cs, whole genome shotgun sequence includes the following:
- the LOC104786356 gene encoding SPX and EXS domain-containing protein 3-like isoform X1 encodes MFGGVLSVPVNNPHLRKSASRHIVNLGDNDLKNASLFLSTFAKLRTPVFLQSLKVALYIGGLYVCGKIGWESVMKMGIESRELFFYETFLYYNPLLLITLMVWLWGVNLWVFSRSGVDYAAIFFLGPDHLSHREIWKCARWMTIAILTSMTAYLYLYSHGDVKLAASQPVVLYFSAVIILIIPFDIFYMSSRYYLLWTFWRILFPVQAVTFSDFFLADILTSLSKVLSDLERSVCRMVHRQVATIAWFEADSVCGSHSTAIPLVLVLPYLFRLFQCIRQYRDSKDIANIYNAGKYLTAVPVIFLSALKYFIDQDTWTYSIQPAWILSGLANTFFSFFWDILRDWDLSVFTRIFKFSRPNLFSHLLYGRRWVYIWVIGSNLVLRWTWTYKLSAHLRNNYITVFIITALEIYRRFQWAFFRIENVWYKIKNPKHTSHQSNPLSLQNDINNEHEKLLAHSHSPGV; translated from the exons ATGTTTGGGGGTGTCTTGTCTGTGCCTGTGAATAATCCTCACTTGCGCAAATCTGCTAGTAGACACATCGTCAATCTTG GAGACAATGACTTGAAGAATGCAAGTTTGTTTCTAAGTACATTTGCGAAACTCCGAACTCCTGTCTTCCTTCAAAGTCTCAAA GTTGCTCTGTATATTGGTGGTCTTTATGTTTGTGGAAAG ATTGGATGGGAATCTGTAATGAAAATGGGAATAGAATCACGAGAACTGTTCTTCTATGAGACATTTTTGTATTATAACCCTCTCCTTCTCATT ACACTGATGGTCTGGCTCTGGGGTGTTAATCTGTGGGTTTTTTCTCGTTCTGGAGTCGATTATGCAGCAATCTTTTTCCTAGGACCAGATCATCTTAGTCACAGAGAGATATGGAAG TGTGCCAGGTGGATGACAATAGCTATATTGACTAGCATGACTGCATATCTCTATCTATACTCGCACGGAGACGTAAAGTTGGCTGCATCTCAACCA GTAGTTTTGTATTTCTCAGCtgttattattttgataatCCCTTTCGATATCTTCTACATGTCGTCTCGCTACTATTTGCTTTGGACTTTTTGGCGAATACTTTTCCCGGTGCAG GCAGTGACTTTTTCGGACTTCTTTCTAGCTGATATCTTGACTTCTCTGTCAAAG GTTTTATCGGATTTAGAACGTTCAGTATGTCGCATGGTCCATCGACAG GTTGCTACTATTGCATGGTTTGAAGCCGATTCGGTTTGTGGGAGTCATTCCACTGCAATTCCCTTGGTTCTCGTTCTACCTTATCTTTTCCGGCTGTTCCAATGCATTCGTCAGTACAGAGATAGCAAGGACATTGCAAACATCTACAATG cTGGGAAATATCTTACGGCGGTGCCAGTCATCTTTCTTTCAGCCCTCAAGTATTTTATCGATCAGGATACATGGACTTACTCCATTCAGCCGGCATGGATCCTCTCTGGTCTAGCTAacactttcttctccttcttttggGATATATTACGTGACTGGGATCTAAG TGTCTTCACTCGGATTTTCAAATTCAGCAGACCAAATCTTTTCTCACATCTACTATATGGACGCCGTTGG GTATATATTTGGGTAATCGGAAGCAATCTGGTACTAAGGTGGACATGGACGTACAAGTTATCAGCTCATCTCCGTAACAACTACATCACAGTCTTCATCATCACTGCTTTGGAGATTTACAGACGGTTCCAGTGGGCGTTCTTCCGTATAGAAAATGTGTggtacaaaatcaaaaatcctAAGCATACTTCTCATCAGTCTAATCCTCTTTCACTCCAGAACGATATCAACAACGAACATGAGAAATTACTCGCTCATAGTCACAGCCCTGGTGTATAA
- the LOC104786356 gene encoding SPX and EXS domain-containing protein 5-like isoform X2, producing the protein MFGGVLSVPVNNPHLRKSASRHIVNLGDNDLKNASLFLSTFAKLRTPVFLQSLKIGWESVMKMGIESRELFFYETFLYYNPLLLITLMVWLWGVNLWVFSRSGVDYAAIFFLGPDHLSHREIWKCARWMTIAILTSMTAYLYLYSHGDVKLAASQPVVLYFSAVIILIIPFDIFYMSSRYYLLWTFWRILFPVQAVTFSDFFLADILTSLSKVLSDLERSVCRMVHRQVATIAWFEADSVCGSHSTAIPLVLVLPYLFRLFQCIRQYRDSKDIANIYNAGKYLTAVPVIFLSALKYFIDQDTWTYSIQPAWILSGLANTFFSFFWDILRDWDLSVFTRIFKFSRPNLFSHLLYGRRWVYIWVIGSNLVLRWTWTYKLSAHLRNNYITVFIITALEIYRRFQWAFFRIENVWYKIKNPKHTSHQSNPLSLQNDINNEHEKLLAHSHSPGV; encoded by the exons ATGTTTGGGGGTGTCTTGTCTGTGCCTGTGAATAATCCTCACTTGCGCAAATCTGCTAGTAGACACATCGTCAATCTTG GAGACAATGACTTGAAGAATGCAAGTTTGTTTCTAAGTACATTTGCGAAACTCCGAACTCCTGTCTTCCTTCAAAGTCTCAAA ATTGGATGGGAATCTGTAATGAAAATGGGAATAGAATCACGAGAACTGTTCTTCTATGAGACATTTTTGTATTATAACCCTCTCCTTCTCATT ACACTGATGGTCTGGCTCTGGGGTGTTAATCTGTGGGTTTTTTCTCGTTCTGGAGTCGATTATGCAGCAATCTTTTTCCTAGGACCAGATCATCTTAGTCACAGAGAGATATGGAAG TGTGCCAGGTGGATGACAATAGCTATATTGACTAGCATGACTGCATATCTCTATCTATACTCGCACGGAGACGTAAAGTTGGCTGCATCTCAACCA GTAGTTTTGTATTTCTCAGCtgttattattttgataatCCCTTTCGATATCTTCTACATGTCGTCTCGCTACTATTTGCTTTGGACTTTTTGGCGAATACTTTTCCCGGTGCAG GCAGTGACTTTTTCGGACTTCTTTCTAGCTGATATCTTGACTTCTCTGTCAAAG GTTTTATCGGATTTAGAACGTTCAGTATGTCGCATGGTCCATCGACAG GTTGCTACTATTGCATGGTTTGAAGCCGATTCGGTTTGTGGGAGTCATTCCACTGCAATTCCCTTGGTTCTCGTTCTACCTTATCTTTTCCGGCTGTTCCAATGCATTCGTCAGTACAGAGATAGCAAGGACATTGCAAACATCTACAATG cTGGGAAATATCTTACGGCGGTGCCAGTCATCTTTCTTTCAGCCCTCAAGTATTTTATCGATCAGGATACATGGACTTACTCCATTCAGCCGGCATGGATCCTCTCTGGTCTAGCTAacactttcttctccttcttttggGATATATTACGTGACTGGGATCTAAG TGTCTTCACTCGGATTTTCAAATTCAGCAGACCAAATCTTTTCTCACATCTACTATATGGACGCCGTTGG GTATATATTTGGGTAATCGGAAGCAATCTGGTACTAAGGTGGACATGGACGTACAAGTTATCAGCTCATCTCCGTAACAACTACATCACAGTCTTCATCATCACTGCTTTGGAGATTTACAGACGGTTCCAGTGGGCGTTCTTCCGTATAGAAAATGTGTggtacaaaatcaaaaatcctAAGCATACTTCTCATCAGTCTAATCCTCTTTCACTCCAGAACGATATCAACAACGAACATGAGAAATTACTCGCTCATAGTCACAGCCCTGGTGTATAA